From the genome of Hymenobacter cellulosilyticus, one region includes:
- a CDS encoding WbqC family protein: MEPYSQRRPTFEAGLSIVDVLMFNTPEQVRTMLDAIELGK, encoded by the coding sequence CTGGAGCCCTACAGCCAGCGGCGGCCCACGTTCGAAGCCGGCCTGTCCATCGTGGACGTTCTCATGTTCAATACCCCCGAGCAGGTGCGCACCATGCTCGATGCCATTGAGCTAGGAAAGTGA